The genomic stretch GTAGTAGCGCTGCTTTTCAAGTGCTAGCCACCCAATTGCACTAGCAAGCAGGTAGGCTGCTGGAACTTTTAATATGTTTTCAGTTGTCCATTCTATTTTGTGCGCTGCCAATAATGTGAAAAAGACAGTAAAAATTAGACCTGACGTGAAGCCGATTATGCCTGATGCAATTGAATCACCTTCTTCGTAACGATGAATAATTGTTTCTACCTTTGTACTGATCAACGTCAGAAGGTTAAAGCAGCCAAAGTACGCGCAGTAAAAAATGTAAACCATGAGTCTGAATTGTGGGTTGTAGAAGAAACTATTTTTACTCATTCCATTTTTGCCTGCTAACGGTTCATGATAACCGGCGGCGACGAAAAGTTACGGCCACCACCGCAATTTTAGATTTTGCTTTTCAATTTAGCACAGACGTATTTTCCGTCCGGTTGATTAAGTTGATACTAGTGCAGGCCCCCTCCGTAAATACCGGACCGTCCGGTATTCTTTGAGTAACGCAAACCTTCTCAAAGAAAGGAGCCTGCACGATGAAATTCTACACCAAAGCGCACCGATTTTATTGCGGCGTCGATCTGCATGCCGACGCCATGTATGTCTGTATCCTCGATGCGAGCGGCGAGGTGGTCGTTCATAAGAACATCCCGACTCGCCCCAAGGCATTCCTGCGACTGATCAAAGCGTATCGAAAAGGACTGGTGGTCGGCTGCGAGTGCATGTTCACCTGGTACTGGCTCGCCGATCTGTGCGCTGAAGAAGGCATCGATTTCGTCCTCGGCCATGCTCTCTACATGCGGGCCATCCATGGCGGCAAAGCCAAGAACGATAAGATCGACTCCTACAAGATCGCCGTACTGCTTCGTGGCGGCTCCTTCCCGCTGTCCTATGTCTATCCCAAAGAGATGCGTGCTACCCGTGATCTGCTCCGGCGCCGCAACCATCTGGCTCGTAAACGTGCCGAGCTCTTTGCCCATATCCAGAATACCGCCACTCAGTACAACCTGCCCGCCCCTCTGGGTCGCATCGCCAAGCCGAGCGAGCGGGGGGATCTGCTGAGCAAGTTCCCCGATCCGGTGGTGCGCAGGATGG from Desulfuromonas sp. KJ2020 encodes the following:
- a CDS encoding IS110 family transposase, translating into MKFYTKAHRFYCGVDLHADAMYVCILDASGEVVVHKNIPTRPKAFLRLIKAYRKGLVVGCECMFTWYWLADLCAEEGIDFVLGHALYMRAIHGGKAKNDKIDSYKIAVLLRGGSFPLSYVYPKEMRATRDLLRRRNHLARKRAELFAHIQNTATQYNLPAPLGRIAKPSERGDLLSKFPDPVVRRMVEVDLLTIEHYEQLLERLERELEKVATRHDPVNLSLLKSIPGVGKILGMVMLYEIEDIGRFPREQDFASYCRLVKPAKQSNGKNYGHSGKKIGNAHLRWAFGEAVVLMLKGNAPAQQVKQRLASKHGKGKAMAILAHRLGRAVYYMLKNQVPFDQELFLRKST